From Amphiura filiformis chromosome 20, Afil_fr2py, whole genome shotgun sequence, a single genomic window includes:
- the LOC140142174 gene encoding collagen alpha-1(II) chain-like: MQVQKGPVDYSYPQYQSQPSTGKGPDPYSYTYRDMPDNEEVEDGRLRATFTALHFELIKMLAPQGTEDNPARTCRDIFRCHPQKESGMYWIDPNEGSPDDKFQVYCNKKTLESCIEASPDTAQNGTWYTGEPGHRLFSDMDDGFEFTYPVNTIQLTFLRLLTNQARQTVTYHCKNSVAAYDAEARNMDMAMRLITTTEAELSADGKSTFRYDIIKDGCQRRTGNWEKTVLEYKTKKNTRLPIVNVAPADIGGADQEFGLEIGPVCFS; the protein is encoded by the exons ATGCAGGTCCAGAAG GGCCCAGTTGACTATTCG TACCCACAATACCAGTCACAACCAAGCACAGGCAAAGGACCAGATCCATACAGCTACACC TACAGAGATATGCCAGATAATGAAGAGGTTGAAGATGGAAGACTTCGTGCTACATTCACTGCTCTTCACTTTGAGCTCATCAAGATGTTGGCCCCACAAGGTACAGAAGACAACCCAGCAAGAACATGCAGGGATATCTTCAGATGCCATCCACAAAAAGAAAGCG GCATGTATTGGATTGATCCCAATGAAGGATCACCAGATGATAAATTCCAGGTTTACTGTAACAAGAAGACCCTGGAGTCCTGTATTGAGGCTAGCCCAGATACT gcTCAAAATGGCACATGGTACACAGGTGAGCCAGGACACAGGCTATTCAGCGACATGGATGATGGCTTTGAG TTCacatacccagtaaacacaattCAGCTGACATTCCTGAGATTGTTGACAAACCAAGCCAGACAGACAGTCACATATCACTGCAAGAATTCAGTTGCAGCTTATGACGCAGAGGCCCGCAACATGGATATGGCAATGAGACTCATCACAACCACCGAGGCAGAACTCTCAGCAGATGGAAAGAGCACTTTCCGATATGATATTATAAAAGATGGCTGCCAG AGACGTACCGGCAACTGGGAAAAGACCGTTCTGGAATACAAGACAAAGAAGAATACACGCCTTCCAATTGTAAATGTAGCACCAGCAGATATCGGTGGTGCCGACCAAGAATTTGGCTTAGAGATTGGTCCCGTGTGCTTCTCATAA